One window of the Triticum dicoccoides isolate Atlit2015 ecotype Zavitan chromosome 3B, WEW_v2.0, whole genome shotgun sequence genome contains the following:
- the LOC119281602 gene encoding eukaryotic translation initiation factor 3 subunit L-like, whose translation MPAAAAAASSGTLAASYTDYIPDSVKSFVSDLYRSIRGGDVVGTDKLYEGDFRRLSARVYRDKPWPPAKAVALYCDDDHVFLLLYSELTSRHAHARLPGLTLTHRADSWDTYCSLFTVVLQNVLTMQLPNQWLWDMVDGFVSQFQRFCQYRTKLEDKTEEEISLLKRFDQAWSVYGVFNYLKALVENSMIREILERENEGLEQFTMMNGYEHKQGGSNVLKMLGYYSMIGLLRVHCLIGDYHTGLRCLLPIDIGQQGVYTTVTGSYISTIYYYGFANFMMRRYADVIHQFNKILLYILKYKQYHEKSPQYDFVLKKNEQMYALLAICLSLCPQNNVIAEDVSIELKGKYGTEMEKMLRGDDQAHYDELFSLACPKFIAAWPPVLKEPFTNYNQDVYRLQLKLFLDEVKQQLFLGDIRSFLKVFSVITIGRLAQHMKLDENTLRAILLAYTCKTHAVDNYGKITSSADFDFYIDEETVHATESKSSKHHHDYFLTHISKLEEVMGELSEVQLAEPAISPGEEACMFPSYDGAHWHC comes from the exons atgcccgccgccgccgccgccgcctcctccgggaCGCTCGCGGCTTCCTACACCGACTACATCCCCGACTCCGTCAAGAGCTTCGTCTCCGACCTCTACCGCTCCATCCGCGGCGGCGACGTGGTCGGGACCGACAAGCTGTACGAGGGCGACTTCCGCCGCCTCTCCGCCCGCGTCTACCGCGACAAGCCCTGGCCGCCCGCCAAGGCCGTCGCGCTCTACTGCGACGACGAccacgtcttcctcctcctctacaGCGAGCTCACGTCCCGCCACGCCCACGCGCGCCTCCCAGGCCTCACCCTCACGCACCGCGCCGACTCCTGGGACACCTACTGCTCCCTCTTCACCGTCGTCCTCCAGAACGTCCTCACCATGCAGCTGCCCAACCAGTGGCTCTGGGACATGGTCGATGGGTTCGTGTCCCAGTTCCAGAGATTCTGCCAGTACCGCACCAAACTCGAGGACAAGACCGAGGAGGAGATCAGCCTACTCAAGCGGTTCGACCAG GCATGGAGTGTATATGGGGTTTTTAATTACTTGAAGGCACTTGTGGAGAATTCGATGATCAGAGAGATCCTGGAGAGGGAGAATGAGGGGCTTGAGCAGTTCACGATGATGAATGGGTATGAGCACAAGCAGGGTGGGAGCAATGTGTTGAAGATGCTGGGGTACTACAGCATGATTGGGCTGCTGAGGGTGCATTGCCTGATAGGGGATTACCATACTGGGCTGAGGTGCTTGTTGCCTATAGATATTGGCCAGCAGGGTGTCTACACCACTGTGACTGGGAGCTACATTTCCACTATCTACTACTATGGTTTTGCCAACTTCATGATGCGCAG GTATGCTGACGTGATACATCAATTCAACAAAATTCTGCTGTATATCCTGAAGTATAAGCAATACCATGAGAAGTCTCCGCAGTATGACTTTGTACTGAAGAAGAATGAGCAGATGTATGCACTATTGGCAATCTGCCTCTCATTGTGCCCACAGAACAATGTAATAGCTGAAGATGTTAGCATTGAGCTGAAGGGGAAGTATGGTACCGAAATGGAAAAGATGCTTAGAGGTGATGATCAGGCACattatgatgaactcttttcccTTGCCTGCCCCAAGTTCATTGCTGCATGGCCTCCAGTTTTAAAAGAGCCATTCACAAACTACAACCAG GATGTATATCGTCTTCAGTTGAAGCTGTTTCTTGATGAAGTGAAGCAACAGCTATTTCTTGGGGATATCAGAAGCTTTCTAAAAGTGTTTTCAGTGATAACCATTGGCAGACTTGCGCAGCACATGAAATTGGATGAGAACACTCTAAG GGCAATCCTTCTGGCGTACACCTGCAAAACTCATGCCGTTGACAATTACGGAAAGATCACATCCAGTGCAGACTTTGACTTCTACATTGATGAG GAAACAGTTCATGCTACTGAATCCAAGTCAAGCAAGCACCACCATGATTACTTTTTGACGCATATTTCGAAG CTTGAGGAAGTGATGGGCGAGTTGAGTGAAGTACAGCTAGCTGAGCCTGCAATTTCTCCTGGTGAAGAAGCTTGCATGTTTCCTTCTTACGACGGGGCACACTGGCACTGCTGA